The Drechmeria coniospora strain ARSEF 6962 chromosome 02, whole genome shotgun sequence genome has a segment encoding these proteins:
- a CDS encoding C4-dicarboxylate transporter, translated as MYGSRDVPRRTTQSWADSNLSTRRNSMASHRSPEYPQMDRATRIYEMYENMPDKEKGGAGFEMATPVHESQKDVHGSHGNSEIDIYDANRPKLGFKQRLHHFTWAWYTFPMSTGGLSLLIFAQPNQFPGLRSIGLAVYIINIIIFATITSLMLFRFLIHPGDMSASLKHPREGFFFPTFFLSVATLITSTDRYAIPENDTALIWAIQGSFWAYVIVTLLLAVGQYSFVFAAHSFGLQTMMPTWILPIFPIMLSGTIASVIADTQPAVAAVPIIVAGLTCQGLGISVAMMMYAHMVGRLMQAGLPNREHRPGLFMCVGPPSFTALAVIGMANGLPASLDPDKDGRFFDVGLIRTMAIIAAVFLWALSFWWFGIGVVAVLQSRPKYFHLGWWAMVFPNTGFVLATIAIGKQLGNSTVLWVTTGMSILLLSMYVFVLYSMVRAVISQDIMYPGRDEDVEDH; from the coding sequence ATGTATGGGAGCCGTGACGTTCCGAGGAGGACAACCCAGAGCTGGGCCGACTCCAATCTGTCAACGAGGAGAAACTCAATGGCCTCTCACCGATCACCCGAATACCCCCAGATGGATCGAGCGACGAGGATATACGAAATGTACGAAAACATGCCCGACAAGGAAAAGGGGGGAGCCGGCTTTGAGATGGCGACACCGGTGCACGAATCCCAGAAAGACGTGCACGGCAGCCATGGGAATTCCGAAATCGACATCTACGACGCCAATCGGCCGAAGCTCGGCTTCAAGCAGCGTCTGCACCACTTCACCTGGGCCTGGTACACGTTTCCCATGAGCACCGGCGGCCTGTCCCTGCTCATCTTTGCGCAGCCGAATCAGTTCCCCGGCCTCCGGTCgatcggcctcgccgtctaCATCATCAACATCATCATCTTCGCCACCATCACGAGCTTGATGCTCTTCCGCTTCCTCATCCACCCCGGCGACATGTCGGCTTCGCTCAAGCACCCGCGAGAGGGTTTCTTCTTCCCCACCTTCTTCCTGTCCGTCGCAACGCTCATCACGAGCACCGATCGGTACGCCATACCGGAAAACGACACGGCCCTGATCTGGGCCATCCAAGGGTCCTTCTGGGCCTACGTCATCGTCACactgctgctcgccgtcggccagtACAGCttcgtcttcgccgcccACAGCTTCGGCCTGCagacgatgatgccgaccTGGATCTTGCCCATCTTCCCCATCATGCTCTCGGGCACCATTGCttccgtcatcgccgacacGCAGCCGGCGGTCGCGGCCGTgcccatcatcgtcgccggtcTCACCTGTCAGGGCTTGGGCATCTCTGTCGCCATGATGATGTACGCTCACATGGTCGGACGGCTCATGCAGGCCGGTCTCCCCAACCGCGAGCACCGGCCGGGACTCTTCATGTGCGTCGGGCCCCCGTCCTTCACCGCGCTCGCCGTCATTGGCATGGCCAACGGCCTGCCGGCGAGTCTCGATCCGGACAAGGACGGCCGATtcttcgacgtcggcctcatCCGGACCATGGCCATCATCGCTGCCGTCTTCCTCTGGGCTCTCAGCTTTTGGTggttcggcatcggcgtcgtcgccgtcctccagTCTCGCCCCAAGTACTTTCACCTCGGCTGGTGGGCCATGGTCTTTCCCAACACGGGCTTCGTCTTGgccaccatcgccatcggcaaGCAATTGGGCAACTCCACCGTCCTGTGGGTCACGACGGGTATGAGCATCCTTCTGCTCTCCATGTACGTTTTCGTGCTCTACAGCATGGTCCGAGCCGTCATCTCGCAGGACATAATGTATCCGGGacgggacgaggacgtcgaggaccATTGA